The proteins below are encoded in one region of Telopea speciosissima isolate NSW1024214 ecotype Mountain lineage chromosome 10, Tspe_v1, whole genome shotgun sequence:
- the LOC122642124 gene encoding uncharacterized protein LOC122642124 isoform X2, which produces MMLCSSFRTRIRSWLRDYDKIQAVAVILIYIQIGCALVGSLGALFNGVLLINLAIALFALVAIESSSQSLGRTYAVLLFGAILLDISWFILFSDQIWNISRKSYGAFFIFSVKLALSMQIVGFSVRLASSLLWIQMYRLGVSSVDNTASQEADFDLRNSFLNPSANAMARQTSDSEGTLGGSIYDPAYYSSLFEDAQEYGHQGK; this is translated from the exons ATGATGCTCTGTTCTTCTTTCCGAACACGGATTCGATCTTGGCTTCGGGATTACGATAAGATTCAAGCAGTTGCTGTTATTCTCATTTATATTCAA ATCGGTTGCGCGTTGGTTGGATCTCTCGGCGCATTGTTCAATGGCGTCTTGCTGATCAATTTGGCGATAGCATTGTTTGCCCTTGTTGCAATTGAAAGTAGCAGCCAGAGCCTTGGCCGGACATACGCTGTTCTTCTTTTTGGTGCGATCTTGCTTGATATCTCGTGGTTCATTCTCTTCTCGGACCAGATATG GAACATTTCTCGTAAGTCATATGGAGCCTTCTTTATCTTTTCGGTGAAACTCGCACTCTCAATGCAAATTGTTGGGTTTTCTGTGAGGTTGGCATCTTCATTATTATGGATTCAGATGTACAGATTGGGGGTTTCATCTGTAGACAATACAGCTTCTCAAGAAGCAGATTTTGATTTAAGGAATAGTTTTTTGAATCCCTCTGCCAATGCCATGGCTAGACAGACCTCTGATTCTGAGGGCACATTAGGAGGTTCTATTTATGACCCTGCTTATTACTCATCTCTCTTTGAAGATGCTCAAGAATATGGACATCag